Proteins from a genomic interval of Sporolactobacillus sp. Y61:
- the mutL gene encoding DNA mismatch repair endonuclease MutL yields the protein MGIIQKLSVSLANQIAAGEVVERPASVVKELVENAIDAQATAVTILIEEGGLKSITVRDNGAGLAPEDCRAAFERHATSKIHKDSDLFHIRTLGFRGEALPSIAAVSYLEMKTSDGQHPGIHLVLQGGHVIQSGHTESRKGTEIKVSRLFYNTPARLKYLKSLHTELGKISDVVNRMALSYPHIQFTLTENERTVFQTNGSGELSHVLAAIYGVRTAKAAVPFSGDSLDFHVEGLAVNPQINRAGRQYVYIFVNGRFIKNYPIFNSIIEGYHTLLMVGRYPICVIHIKMDPSLVDVNVHPAKLEARISKEKDLCTLITGTIREAFHRQRLIPAVGTKMHREHPQVEQQAMDFSPDVAIGPDLSASGSPAAEHSPVSEEQPPKETISGTERIGESMEQSGDQVYRRSLPQEGDEMEPASSSEEPSDEMKTSSRMPKLYPIGQMHGTYIFAQNEDGLYIIDQHAAQERINYEYYREKVGENAREVQELLVPMTFEFTHSEYETVMEYHDYLKEIGLDFESFGNRSVIIRSHPTWMPKGREPQMIEDIVHQLIESGKISIKKLREDLAKMMSCKRAIKANHYLRTDEIQALLDNLAKAKDPFTCPHGRPVIVHFTPYEMEKMFKRVQ from the coding sequence ATGGGTATCATTCAGAAACTGAGTGTGTCACTGGCAAACCAGATCGCTGCCGGAGAAGTCGTTGAACGCCCTGCATCTGTTGTCAAGGAACTCGTTGAAAATGCGATTGATGCTCAGGCAACAGCGGTTACAATTCTGATAGAAGAGGGTGGATTGAAATCCATCACCGTTCGGGACAATGGGGCAGGATTAGCACCGGAGGACTGCCGGGCGGCTTTTGAACGGCATGCAACGAGTAAAATACACAAGGATTCCGACCTCTTTCATATCCGGACCCTGGGCTTTCGGGGAGAAGCTCTGCCAAGTATTGCAGCTGTCTCTTATCTCGAGATGAAGACTTCCGACGGACAGCATCCGGGAATTCATCTGGTCCTTCAGGGGGGACATGTCATACAGTCAGGTCATACGGAAAGCCGGAAGGGGACCGAGATTAAGGTCAGCCGGCTGTTTTACAATACGCCTGCGCGTCTGAAGTATCTGAAAAGTTTACATACAGAGCTTGGGAAAATATCAGATGTGGTCAACAGGATGGCGCTTTCTTATCCGCATATTCAATTTACCCTGACTGAAAATGAAAGAACCGTTTTTCAGACGAACGGAAGCGGTGAACTCAGCCATGTACTCGCTGCCATTTATGGTGTGCGCACAGCGAAGGCTGCTGTTCCTTTTTCAGGTGATTCACTTGATTTTCATGTTGAAGGTCTGGCGGTGAATCCGCAGATCAACCGTGCCGGACGGCAATATGTCTATATATTTGTAAATGGCCGTTTTATTAAAAATTACCCGATCTTTAACAGTATTATTGAAGGTTATCATACACTACTTATGGTCGGGCGTTACCCGATCTGTGTGATTCATATTAAAATGGATCCATCACTGGTCGATGTGAACGTCCACCCGGCAAAACTTGAAGCGCGAATCAGTAAGGAGAAGGATTTGTGCACGCTTATCACAGGAACGATCCGTGAAGCATTTCACAGGCAGCGTCTGATTCCGGCTGTAGGCACAAAGATGCACCGCGAACATCCTCAAGTCGAGCAGCAGGCAATGGATTTTTCTCCTGATGTGGCCATCGGTCCGGATCTGTCCGCCTCAGGATCACCTGCTGCAGAACATTCACCGGTTTCTGAGGAGCAGCCTCCGAAAGAGACAATTTCCGGTACAGAGCGTATCGGTGAATCCATGGAGCAGTCCGGGGATCAAGTGTACCGGCGGTCGCTGCCTCAGGAAGGGGACGAAATGGAGCCTGCTTCTTCTTCTGAAGAGCCGTCAGATGAAATGAAAACTTCAAGCAGAATGCCGAAGTTATATCCGATCGGTCAGATGCATGGTACGTACATTTTCGCCCAGAATGAAGACGGTTTGTATATTATAGATCAGCATGCAGCACAGGAACGAATCAATTATGAATATTACCGGGAGAAAGTAGGTGAGAACGCCCGGGAGGTGCAGGAACTGCTCGTTCCCATGACATTTGAATTTACCCATTCTGAATATGAAACAGTCATGGAATATCACGATTATCTGAAGGAGATCGGGCTGGATTTTGAGTCGTTTGGCAATCGATCCGTTATTATCCGTTCCCATCCGACCTGGATGCCGAAGGGGAGAGAGCCACAGATGATTGAGGATATCGTTCATCAACTGATTGAAAGCGGGAAGATATCCATCAAAAAACTTCGGGAGGATCTGGCGAAGATGATGTCCTGCAAACGGGCAATCAAGGCGAACCACTATCTGAGAACCGACGAAATTCAGGCACTTCTGGACAACCTTGCTAAAGCAAAAGATCCGTTCACCTGTCCCCATGGACGCCCGGTTATCGTTCACTTCACGCCCTACGAAATGGAAAAGATGTTTAAAAGGGTACAGTAA
- the pflA gene encoding pyruvate formate-lyase-activating protein, giving the protein MTIKQNKTSGDPGVLGYIHSTESFGAVDGPGIRFVVFMQGCDMRCMYCHNPDTWKTRVGRKRSAAEVLSEALQYRDFWGKDGGITLSGGEILLQPDFALDLFRRAKDEGVHTCLDTSGHPFTREEPFFSLFRELMTVTDLLLVDIKEIDPEKHRKLTGFTNENILDMCRYLSSIGKPIWIRHVLVPGVTDNDEDLKKLNAFIQTLTNVKRVEILPYHTMGIAKYHELGIRYRLDGVDPPTDERIRNAEELLHCADYRK; this is encoded by the coding sequence ATGACAATCAAGCAAAATAAAACATCAGGAGATCCAGGCGTTCTCGGTTACATCCACTCTACAGAGAGTTTTGGTGCGGTCGACGGACCAGGAATCCGCTTCGTTGTCTTCATGCAGGGTTGTGATATGAGGTGTATGTATTGTCACAATCCGGATACATGGAAAACGCGTGTCGGCAGGAAGCGATCAGCAGCCGAAGTCCTGAGTGAAGCGCTCCAGTATCGTGACTTCTGGGGAAAAGACGGAGGTATTACATTAAGCGGCGGTGAAATCCTTCTGCAGCCTGATTTTGCCCTTGATCTGTTCCGCAGGGCAAAAGATGAAGGGGTTCACACCTGTCTGGATACCAGCGGACATCCCTTTACCCGTGAAGAACCGTTTTTCAGTCTCTTCCGCGAACTGATGACTGTCACGGATCTGCTTCTTGTAGACATTAAAGAGATTGACCCGGAGAAGCACCGAAAGCTAACCGGTTTCACGAATGAGAATATTCTCGATATGTGTCGCTACCTCTCTTCTATTGGTAAACCGATATGGATTCGCCATGTTCTTGTTCCCGGTGTGACCGATAATGATGAAGATCTGAAAAAGTTAAATGCGTTCATTCAGACCTTGACAAATGTCAAACGCGTGGAAATTCTGCCCTACCATACAATGGGCATTGCAAAATATCATGAACTGGGTATCCGTTACCGCCTCGACGGCGTAGACCCCCCAACCGATGAACGTATCAGGAATGCCGAAGAACTGCTTCACTGTGCGGATTATCGGAAGTAA
- the pflB gene encoding formate C-acetyltransferase: MLQTKTIEKNDYDHFWKGFQKGAWLDEIDIRDFINLNYKPYYGNESFLTGPTDATTTLNNKLMSLKLKEREAGGVLDADTKVVSTITSHRPGYLDKSLEKIVGLQTDKPLKKALMPYGGIRMAEEALEAHGLKIDPEIKHVFTEYHKTHNQGVFDVYDKKMRACRHYKIITGLPDAYGRGRLIGDFPRVALYGIDRLVEAKKQDFENIGDGEMTNEVIQLREEVTDQIRALKQMKEMAASYGIDISKPAKNTREAIQWLYFGYLAAIKQQNGAAMSIGRIDAFLDIYIDRDMKNGVLTEKEAQELIDQFTMKLRMVAYIRTPEYDSLFSGNPIWATLSIGGMAMDGRSMVTKTSYRFLNTLANMGPSPEPNITLLWSEKLPESFRRYATQVSIDSSTIQYENDELMRTQWGTDYYAIACCVSAQPVADGMQFFGARANLAKAILYTVNGGVDEIGKAQVGPAYEPITSEYIDYDEFMKKFDPMMDWLADEYVNSLNIIHYMHDKYYYESAQMALKNTHVDRTFATGISGFSVAVDSISAIKYGHVRVIRDENGLAVDYKADNDFPKYGNNDDRADEIAVWLIKAFYNKMARHHLYRGAKLSTSVLTITSNVVYGKNTGSTPNGREQGKPFAPGANPYYGSETSGALASLMSVAKIPYRYATDGISNTFAVTPSTLGSDSETQKNTLVRMVDGYMRKNGHHLNINVFNRETLIDAQKHPEKYPTLTIRVSGYCVYFADLTKEQQDDVISRTFHSRM; this comes from the coding sequence ATGTTACAGACAAAAACCATTGAGAAAAATGACTATGATCATTTTTGGAAGGGCTTTCAAAAGGGCGCATGGCTGGATGAAATTGATATCCGTGATTTCATTAACCTGAATTACAAGCCCTATTACGGTAATGAATCGTTTTTGACCGGTCCCACTGATGCAACAACGACATTGAACAATAAACTGATGAGTCTGAAACTTAAAGAGCGCGAAGCCGGCGGAGTACTTGATGCCGACACAAAGGTTGTTTCAACGATCACTTCCCACCGGCCTGGTTATCTGGATAAAAGTCTTGAAAAGATTGTCGGCCTGCAGACCGACAAACCATTGAAGAAGGCTCTGATGCCGTACGGCGGGATTCGTATGGCGGAAGAAGCACTTGAGGCACACGGCCTGAAAATCGACCCTGAAATCAAACATGTATTCACCGAATATCACAAAACACACAATCAGGGCGTTTTTGATGTGTATGATAAGAAAATGCGTGCATGCCGTCACTATAAAATTATTACCGGACTGCCGGATGCTTACGGACGCGGTCGCCTGATCGGTGACTTCCCCCGTGTCGCTCTTTACGGCATTGACAGATTGGTTGAAGCCAAAAAGCAAGATTTCGAAAATATCGGCGATGGTGAAATGACCAACGAAGTGATCCAGTTACGCGAAGAGGTAACGGATCAGATCCGTGCACTGAAACAAATGAAAGAAATGGCTGCGAGCTATGGTATTGATATTTCAAAACCGGCGAAAAATACCCGTGAAGCCATTCAGTGGCTGTATTTTGGCTATCTTGCAGCAATAAAACAGCAGAACGGTGCCGCCATGTCGATTGGACGGATCGATGCATTCCTCGATATCTACATCGATCGGGATATGAAAAACGGCGTACTAACCGAGAAGGAAGCACAGGAACTGATCGACCAGTTTACTATGAAACTGCGGATGGTCGCTTACATCCGTACTCCTGAATACGATTCGCTGTTCTCCGGCAACCCGATCTGGGCAACCCTGTCAATCGGTGGCATGGCAATGGACGGTCGGTCGATGGTCACAAAGACTTCCTATCGTTTCCTGAATACGCTGGCGAACATGGGGCCTTCTCCGGAACCGAACATCACCCTGCTCTGGTCGGAGAAACTTCCGGAAAGTTTCAGACGGTACGCGACTCAGGTGTCGATTGACAGTTCAACCATTCAATATGAGAACGACGAACTGATGCGCACACAGTGGGGTACTGATTATTATGCGATTGCCTGCTGTGTATCCGCACAGCCGGTTGCCGACGGGATGCAGTTCTTCGGCGCCAGGGCTAACCTCGCCAAAGCGATCCTTTATACGGTTAACGGCGGAGTCGATGAAATTGGAAAGGCACAGGTTGGCCCCGCTTATGAACCGATCACATCCGAATATATTGATTATGATGAATTCATGAAGAAATTCGATCCCATGATGGATTGGCTGGCGGATGAATACGTCAACTCACTGAACATCATCCACTACATGCACGATAAATATTACTATGAATCAGCGCAAATGGCATTGAAGAATACCCATGTGGATCGGACATTCGCGACCGGTATTTCCGGATTTTCTGTTGCCGTTGACTCCATCTCGGCAATTAAATACGGTCATGTCCGCGTGATTCGTGATGAAAACGGTCTTGCAGTGGACTATAAGGCGGATAACGATTTCCCGAAATACGGGAACAACGATGATCGTGCCGACGAGATAGCCGTTTGGCTGATCAAAGCCTTCTATAACAAGATGGCCCGTCACCACCTTTATCGCGGTGCCAAGCTGTCCACTTCTGTTCTGACGATTACATCGAATGTCGTTTATGGCAAGAATACCGGTTCAACTCCGAACGGGCGTGAGCAGGGCAAACCATTTGCTCCCGGGGCAAATCCCTATTATGGTTCTGAAACAAGTGGTGCTCTCGCCTCTCTGATGTCCGTTGCAAAGATCCCTTATCGCTATGCAACCGACGGGATTTCCAATACCTTTGCGGTAACGCCTTCCACACTGGGCTCTGACTCCGAGACTCAGAAAAATACGCTTGTCCGTATGGTAGACGGTTATATGCGCAAAAACGGACATCATCTGAATATCAACGTATTCAACCGTGAGACACTGATTGATGCCCAGAAACATCCGGAAAAGTACCCAACTTTAACCATTCGTGTTTCCGGCTATTGCGTCTACTTTGCCGACCTGACAAAGGAACAGCAGGACGACGTGATTTCCCGGACCTTCCACAGCCGTATGTAA
- a CDS encoding amino acid permease encodes MMGVTEKKGESLRRGLEPRHIMLMAMAGMIGTGIFKGSGDTLSIAGPSVTIAYLVCGLILFIVMVALAEMAIAFPGLNMQHLMYKAFGFRVSIMIGWLYWINWMIVTVVEVLAAGSFLNYWFPGVPLWLLAGLCGLFIIMINLFQVSLYGEFEFWFAGIKIGAIIVFIILGILILFGVIQGPNGPADPVKNLFGYGGFFPNGFGGMVSALLVVIYSYGGSELIGLTVNEARDVEHVLPKVIKTVVTRVAMFYILPIIIICSLMPWNSVSATESSPFVQVFEAVGLPGVPHLMNFVLLTAVLSAGNSGIYATTRTLYAMAERGEAPKFARKLTKRGVPLGGIGLTAGFLAVGVVLAYLSPNQIINQLMSIPGFTISLVWIAICLAELKLRPNYDRLPFFRMVGFPYMTIIGAAALSLIFITFVLNPANLVGTLTCLGIMTFLIIISFYIRPEQKPATGNTSSDDD; translated from the coding sequence ATGATGGGTGTGACAGAGAAAAAGGGCGAATCACTCAGGCGTGGACTTGAGCCGCGTCATATTATGCTGATGGCTATGGCCGGGATGATCGGAACAGGAATTTTCAAAGGAAGCGGTGATACGTTATCTATCGCCGGTCCCAGTGTGACGATTGCGTACCTGGTCTGCGGCTTAATTTTATTTATTGTCATGGTGGCACTCGCAGAGATGGCGATTGCCTTTCCCGGTCTGAACATGCAGCATTTGATGTACAAGGCGTTTGGTTTCAGAGTATCGATTATGATCGGGTGGCTGTACTGGATTAACTGGATGATTGTGACTGTTGTAGAGGTGCTTGCGGCCGGAAGCTTCCTGAACTACTGGTTTCCAGGTGTCCCCCTTTGGTTGCTTGCCGGTCTGTGTGGTCTATTTATTATCATGATTAACCTGTTTCAGGTCAGCCTTTACGGAGAGTTCGAATTCTGGTTTGCCGGCATTAAAATAGGTGCCATTATCGTATTTATTATCCTGGGTATTCTGATTTTGTTCGGGGTAATCCAGGGTCCCAACGGCCCCGCGGATCCTGTGAAAAACTTATTCGGATATGGTGGATTCTTTCCGAATGGCTTTGGAGGAATGGTCTCGGCACTTCTTGTTGTGATTTACTCTTATGGCGGGTCTGAGCTGATTGGGCTTACTGTGAACGAGGCGAGAGACGTGGAACACGTTCTGCCGAAGGTAATCAAGACTGTTGTGACTCGTGTTGCGATGTTTTATATTCTGCCGATTATCATCATATGCAGCCTGATGCCCTGGAACAGTGTTTCAGCGACTGAGAGCAGCCCGTTTGTTCAGGTATTTGAGGCGGTCGGCCTGCCGGGTGTTCCGCATTTGATGAATTTTGTTCTCCTGACAGCCGTGCTGTCTGCAGGGAACTCAGGTATTTATGCAACAACACGTACGTTATATGCAATGGCTGAACGAGGTGAAGCACCCAAATTCGCCAGAAAGCTGACCAAAAGGGGTGTACCACTTGGTGGAATAGGTCTGACTGCCGGGTTTCTTGCAGTGGGTGTTGTTCTTGCGTACCTTTCACCGAATCAGATTATCAATCAACTGATGAGTATCCCGGGGTTCACCATTTCTCTGGTCTGGATCGCCATTTGCCTTGCAGAATTGAAACTTCGGCCGAATTATGATCGTCTGCCGTTTTTCAGAATGGTGGGCTTTCCTTATATGACGATCATCGGTGCTGCAGCTTTATCACTGATTTTCATCACATTTGTTCTAAATCCGGCAAATCTGGTGGGGACACTGACATGTCTCGGAATCATGACCTTCCTGATTATTATCTCATTCTATATCCGGCCGGAGCAAAAACCTGCGACCGGCAATACCTCTTCTGATGATGATTGA
- the miaA gene encoding tRNA (adenosine(37)-N6)-dimethylallyltransferase MiaA, which yields MHKQMIAVVGPTAVGKTKLSIFLAKHLKGEIINGDAFQVYRGLDIGTAKISTEETEGVPHHLFDIRNPGETYSAADYQKDARQIIREIQSRGNVPILVGGTGFYVKSALFDYHFSNVGSNPEYRMYLEEAEKKKGSGFLYEHLKSVDPDAACHIHPNNLIRVIRALEVTHETGIPFSRQQKQVSDVPLFHVMIIGLTMARELLYERINQRVNLMMGKGLLHEVQELYEKGLRDSQAMQAIGYKEFFPYFDGKITLDQAVDQLKKNSRHYAKRQLTWFRRQMNVSWFDMTDALSDFSIQADKILQFVQKKMSR from the coding sequence ATGCATAAACAGATGATTGCTGTGGTTGGCCCCACAGCTGTTGGAAAAACAAAACTGAGCATCTTTCTCGCAAAACACCTTAAAGGCGAGATTATTAACGGCGACGCTTTTCAGGTATACCGGGGACTGGATATCGGTACAGCAAAAATATCAACAGAAGAAACAGAAGGCGTCCCGCATCATTTGTTTGATATTCGTAATCCCGGAGAGACGTATTCTGCAGCAGATTACCAGAAGGATGCCCGTCAAATAATCCGGGAAATTCAAAGCAGAGGAAACGTGCCGATTCTTGTTGGCGGGACCGGTTTTTATGTAAAAAGCGCGCTCTTTGACTATCATTTTTCGAATGTCGGTTCGAATCCTGAATACCGGATGTATCTGGAGGAGGCCGAAAAAAAGAAGGGATCAGGTTTTCTTTATGAACACCTGAAATCAGTTGATCCCGACGCGGCCTGCCACATCCATCCGAATAATCTCATCAGGGTGATTCGGGCGCTTGAAGTGACCCATGAAACGGGCATTCCATTCAGCAGACAGCAAAAACAGGTTTCTGATGTGCCGCTGTTCCATGTCATGATTATTGGCCTGACGATGGCTCGCGAACTTCTTTACGAAAGGATTAATCAGCGGGTGAACCTGATGATGGGAAAAGGGTTGCTTCATGAGGTTCAGGAACTTTATGAAAAAGGCTTACGGGACAGTCAGGCGATGCAGGCCATTGGTTATAAAGAGTTTTTCCCTTACTTCGACGGGAAAATAACACTTGATCAGGCAGTCGATCAGCTGAAGAAAAATTCCAGACATTATGCGAAAAGACAGCTTACATGGTTCCGGCGGCAGATGAATGTCAGTTGGTTTGATATGACCGATGCGCTGAGTGACTTTTCCATTCAGGCGGATAAAATTCTGCAATTCGTGCAGAAAAAAATGTCGCGCTGA
- the hfq gene encoding RNA chaperone Hfq has product MKQSINIQDTFLNQLRKDGIFVTVFLVSGFQLKGKVKAFDNFTVLLDSEGKQQLIFKHAISTFTPSRPVNLTNQEES; this is encoded by the coding sequence ATGAAACAGTCGATTAATATTCAGGATACCTTTCTGAATCAGTTGCGTAAAGACGGAATCTTCGTGACCGTATTCCTGGTCAGCGGTTTCCAGCTCAAGGGTAAAGTGAAAGCTTTTGATAATTTTACCGTCCTTCTGGACAGTGAGGGTAAACAGCAATTAATTTTTAAACATGCTATTTCGACATTCACCCCTTCACGGCCGGTGAATCTGACTAATCAGGAAGAATCGTAA
- a CDS encoding AAA family ATPase has protein sequence MREAYTNIQKSQINVIFNQKKENAVTLPFPVDEKISHAPLEKIENRLGRLIGLDEVKRMVKELYAWLYVYKRREEMQLKVRKQSFHMLFKGNPGTGKTTVARLLSDLFREMEILPKGQLIEADRADLVGEYIGQTAQKTRVLVKKSLGNVLFIDEAYALARGGEKDFGREAIDTLVKQMEDHKDDFILILAGYSNEMDQFLGMNPGLLSRFPVILSFPDFSGKELLTISRQMISEREYRMTNEAEKRLSRHLYKAAIHHDSEFSNGRYVRNLIEKMIRQQAVRLVREGTFDRESLMTIRACDLVMDDDRLLPETGEP, from the coding sequence GTGCGGGAGGCTTACACAAATATACAGAAGAGCCAGATCAACGTGATCTTTAACCAGAAAAAAGAAAATGCCGTTACACTTCCATTTCCTGTGGATGAGAAAATCAGTCATGCGCCTCTGGAGAAGATTGAAAACAGGCTCGGCAGGCTGATCGGTCTGGATGAAGTGAAACGAATGGTGAAGGAACTTTATGCCTGGCTGTATGTTTATAAAAGAAGAGAAGAAATGCAGCTCAAGGTCCGGAAACAGTCGTTTCATATGCTTTTTAAAGGGAATCCTGGAACGGGAAAGACAACGGTGGCCCGTCTGTTAAGCGATTTATTCCGGGAGATGGAGATACTGCCTAAAGGGCAGCTGATCGAAGCTGACAGGGCGGATCTTGTTGGTGAATATATCGGGCAAACCGCCCAGAAAACAAGGGTTCTGGTGAAAAAATCACTTGGTAATGTACTGTTTATTGATGAAGCATATGCGCTTGCCCGTGGCGGAGAGAAAGATTTTGGACGGGAGGCTATTGACACACTCGTTAAACAAATGGAAGATCATAAAGATGACTTTATTCTGATCCTTGCGGGTTACTCAAACGAAATGGATCAGTTTCTTGGTATGAATCCAGGCCTGTTATCACGTTTTCCTGTTATTCTGTCATTTCCTGATTTTTCAGGGAAGGAGTTACTCACTATTTCCAGACAGATGATCAGCGAACGCGAATACAGGATGACAAATGAGGCGGAGAAACGTCTGTCCAGACACTTGTATAAGGCTGCCATCCACCATGATAGCGAATTCAGTAACGGCAGATATGTACGAAATCTGATTGAAAAAATGATTCGTCAGCAGGCCGTTCGACTGGTTCGGGAAGGGACCTTCGACAGAGAGTCATTGATGACAATTCGAGCATGTGATCTTGTCATGGATGACGACAGATTATTACCCGAAACGGGCGAACCCTGA
- the hflX gene encoding GTPase HflX, producing MENVILACCQLPEVTNDYFESSLQELISLTKTAGGQVVSILKQKRQKIEPATYIGKGKLHELSALQKQLNAETIIFNGELSPGQQGRLSSILMGKVLDRTQLILDIFAMRANSREGKLQVELAQLQYLLPRLSGMRGSLSRLGAGIGTRGPGETKLETDRRYIRSRMKDIAHRLDIVVRHRQQYRERRVTQNQCQIALVGYTNAGKSTLFNQLTLSHTVEEDKLFATLDPLTRKLRLHEGFTCLLSDTVGFIKDLPIQLVAAFRSTLEEVLGAHLILHVIDASDPDLLRQEQTVHTLLAELGADDIPVLNIYNKKDLLTTPFIVPPDALLVSARNVSDRKRILAAIRKKLIHQMKPYRCRIPAGEGGLLQEAKRHSIILQQQFEAESQTYVTDGYVFPETPTGSKLITEIFSDHEENE from the coding sequence ATGGAGAATGTCATTCTCGCTTGCTGTCAGTTACCGGAAGTAACGAATGATTATTTTGAATCCTCACTTCAGGAACTGATCTCACTGACTAAGACGGCCGGCGGCCAGGTTGTATCGATACTGAAACAAAAAAGGCAGAAAATAGAACCAGCTACATACATAGGTAAAGGGAAACTGCACGAATTGTCTGCCCTTCAGAAACAGCTGAATGCGGAAACAATCATTTTTAATGGGGAGCTGTCCCCAGGGCAGCAGGGGCGGCTGAGCAGTATATTAATGGGAAAAGTACTGGACAGAACACAACTGATCCTTGATATATTTGCTATGCGGGCAAACTCACGAGAAGGAAAGCTGCAGGTTGAACTGGCCCAGCTGCAGTATCTGCTCCCGCGTCTCAGCGGGATGAGAGGTTCACTGTCCCGCCTTGGCGCGGGAATAGGAACAAGAGGACCAGGGGAGACAAAACTGGAAACAGACCGGCGTTATATCCGCAGCAGAATGAAAGATATAGCCCATCGGCTGGATATTGTTGTCAGGCACAGACAGCAATACAGAGAGAGACGCGTCACGCAAAATCAGTGCCAGATTGCGCTGGTAGGTTACACAAATGCCGGTAAATCCACACTTTTCAATCAATTAACTTTGTCTCATACTGTTGAGGAGGACAAGTTATTTGCGACACTTGATCCATTAACCAGAAAATTAAGACTTCATGAGGGATTCACTTGCCTGTTATCGGATACCGTTGGATTCATTAAGGACTTGCCAATACAACTGGTAGCTGCATTTCGTTCGACGTTAGAGGAGGTTCTGGGCGCTCATCTGATTCTTCATGTGATCGATGCGTCAGATCCGGATCTACTTCGGCAGGAACAGACAGTTCATACCCTGTTAGCTGAACTTGGTGCAGACGACATTCCGGTCCTGAACATTTACAACAAAAAAGATTTGCTGACCACTCCATTTATTGTTCCACCTGATGCACTTCTGGTATCAGCGAGAAATGTTTCAGACCGGAAACGCATATTGGCTGCCATCCGGAAAAAACTGATTCATCAGATGAAGCCTTATCGATGCAGGATACCCGCAGGTGAAGGCGGCCTGCTTCAGGAAGCAAAGAGACATTCTATTATTTTGCAGCAGCAATTTGAGGCGGAGTCGCAAACCTATGTTACCGACGGCTATGTTTTTCCGGAAACCCCCACAGGATCAAAATTGATCACCGAAATTTTTTCAGACCATGAGGAGAATGAGTAA